In Choloepus didactylus isolate mChoDid1 chromosome X, mChoDid1.pri, whole genome shotgun sequence, a genomic segment contains:
- the LOC119522165 gene encoding homeobox protein DBX2-like — MPPNWKIEFITRSTNRNQYRFHHFCVLNLGKSFLIENLLRVGGAPPHGLQPPPPHGSATAVAAACAQVRALPASPVPLKLCPASEQVSPAGAPYGTRWAFQVLSPTADSARLPGRAPGDRDCTFQPSAPAPSKPFFLSAPPFCSACCGGSCRRPASPTAFSREETVLPLLTQDSNSKARRGILRRAVFSEDQRKALEKMFQKQKYISKTDRKKLAINLGLKESQVKIWFQNRRMKWRNSKEKEVLSNRCIQEVSLQEDPLSRSALGFPSPCRSIWEVSQQHSSPRWRENSPEPSERLIQERPRAPPPEASSLQDALYLCPEEEAGDKGILTAAV, encoded by the coding sequence ATGCCACCTAACTGGAAAATTGAATTTATAACTAGAAGTACAAACAGAAATCAATATAGATTCCatcatttttgtgttttgaatCTGGGTAAGAGTTTCCTCATCGAGAACTTGCTGCGGGTAGGCGGCGCCCCGCCGCACGGGCTGCAGCCGCCCCCGCCCCACGGTTCGGCAACCGCGGTAGCAGCCGCCTGCGCGCAGGTTCGGGCCCTGCCTGCTAGCCCCGTTCCCCTCAAGCTGTGCCCTGCGTCCGAACAAGTCAGCCCCGCTGGGGCGCCCTACGGCACGCGGTGGGCTTTTCAAGTGCTCAGCCCCACGGCGGATAGTGCGAGGCTGCCTGGCCGGGCGCCGGGGGACCGAGACTGTACCTTCCAGCCTTCAGCTCCAGCGCCTTCCAAACCTTTTTTTCTGAGTGCCCCGCCATTCTGCTCGGCTTGCTGCGGTGGGTCCTGTCGGCGCCCTGCATCCCCCACTGCTTTTTCAAGAGAAGAAACCGTGCTGCCTCTCCTGACACAGGACTCTAATTCCAAAGCTCGCAGGGGCATTTTAAGAAGAGCTGTCTTTTCTGAAGACCAGAGAAAGGCTCTGGAGAAAATGTTTCAGAAGCAGAAATATATCAGCAAAACAGACCGAAAGAAACTTGCCATCAATTTGGGACTAAAGGAATCACAGGTGAAAATTTGGTTTCAGAACCGAAGGATGAAATGGCGAAATTCCAAAGAAAAGGAAGTGCTTTCCAACAGGTGTATCCAAGAAGTAAGCCTCCAAGAGGATCCCTTGTCAAGATCAGCTCTGGGTTTCCCTTCTCCATGTCGTTCAATATGGGAAGTCTCCCAACAGCACTCAAGTCCAAGATGGAGGGAGAATTCGCCAGAACCTTCAGAGAGACTAATCCAAGAGAGGCCAAGGGCACCACCTCCAGAAGCCAGTTCACTGCAAGATGCCTTGTATTTGTGTCCTGAAGAAGAAGCTGGAGACAAGGGTATACTTACTGCAGCTGTGTGA